The following is a genomic window from Homalodisca vitripennis isolate AUS2020 chromosome 5, UT_GWSS_2.1, whole genome shotgun sequence.
cagctgttctttgtaaacatatataatgcgacaaaaaatatatttatatataaatttctttacacttatagttttaaagcatagagtaagcttaagagaaacgacaaattttgtttaaactgtttctgcaatcataatatataaaaatgaatgtttgtgtgtttgtcctttatagactcagaaactattggaccgatcactatgaaaatttgtatttttctatgtagaaggtttatacgcaatgcccattgatgtaactaaccaccaggctgtactgcaagatataaaagttatcaaagcgcctgcacattataaactgcaattacaacacagtagttacgtatattaaaatatccaaacactatttgaaggcaaagaaatatacgggcaaagcttaagagacgcgtgcgaagccgcgggaaacagctagttagttttattgtaaattgaaaaGGGCACCACCGTTATAGTAATAGAATAAAACGTTAACTGCTACATGTTAAGGTTGTGGTGAACCAGCTTAGCCGTATAAACACTTCTCCAGTGTAGCACTATGTACAAGTAAAGGGTTCAACCACTTTCAAACTGGAAACCATAGGGTAATAGTATGATGGGAAAGGTGGAATTGGTGAGGTCAGAGAGCCAACGGACGGTATCCGGATCAACTATtggaagccactatttttggaacatttttcCTTACCAAAAATAAGTGTCACCCCGAACTTttgatgaaaaaagaaaaacattacccgagatagtacctaaattcaagctcagatcacataagCGCTCATAAATGTCGACTTTAACTtcttatatatcttatattatattagcCTAATGACAtttagtagatagggacagagtggctgGCTCCAACATACGAGATTTTTGGGAGGTAGGCCTAGAAAACAAGAACCGGTTGTCAtgatgacatgtaattttcatagtaagtaaaataaaatctgttatttcaCATAATGTAATCTTTTATGTCTTCGGTAAGACagactgttaaaaaaaatagtggcctctagAGAACTGTGTATCCAACTTATATTTCCCTTCCATCAATCtaggaattgttttaaatatccGAACACCCACCCTTAACATTCAGCCGGACGGGGTAATCTCTCTTTCGCAATCATccatcattaattttatttattgtttatgaataCAATGATTGAAccttgtaaatatgtttacatcagGTGCATGGGCAATCAAGAGGACCAGACATGCTACAGACTGTTATGAAGGGTTGGAACTACGGTGTTCTTGTAAGCACTGATCTTTTGATTCACTTGCCCCCACGTCTCGGCGAGTGGGTCTACAGCAGATACGAGCAACCGCAAGGTTCATCCACCTTTGAGCCGTACATAATAGGTTAATTCATCGAGGCCCTTAATTATATAATTGgtgttatttaacaaataaagcTTCCAATGTATAAATCGATTTGAATAATTCATAATGCCTTTAAGTTTTATTCTTAAACGAAATATGCTTGATTGCACCGCAGATTACTATATTTTAGACTAATATGACacgttaagttt
Proteins encoded in this region:
- the LOC124363056 gene encoding uncharacterized protein LOC124363056 — its product is MMAKVFFRLGYKLSILGGSWYYSARAGLWGEATQTEQLYNQVCQLASLDTRDVHGQSRGPDMLQTVMKGWNYGVLVSTDLLIHLPPRLGEWVYSRYEQPQGSSTFEPYIIG